In one window of Longimicrobiaceae bacterium DNA:
- a CDS encoding diguanylate cyclase, with protein MARKYSSSVQSSGYTLLVIDDSPDILASTRALLEAEGHRVITAPDGPAGIEAFNREPIQLILVDYFMPGMTGEEVVREIRKRDQLVQIILQTGYSGEKPARVMLRELDIQGYHDKGDGAERLLLWVDCALKTYRHVLAMEKNRKGLRYILDLTPELHRLQPMDDLLEGLLWQVEALLGADNSFVATVNPEASTPRLAGGSSEGFVALVDNTDMHIRFGTGRYHGADKTAALSDGEQRLIQEALQRGAACVEDEASAVPLILGSRTVGVIYLDRRTGQGRDRELLEIFANQAAAAVQNSLLYDMATLDSLTGAYLRGFAIQQLRHALKRSLRRGDELSLLMIDLDRFKQINDRYGHPAGDRALSTVGRFLCECVRESDIVGRYGGDEFIVILPDTTAAGAAMAAQRLLDRGADLRVEVEGTSIPIHLSVGIGTVSLATDGDEPLLGDDTLVETIAEGLIAHADRALYSAKGTGRPGESTPISWKQLLSARAA; from the coding sequence ATGGCGCGCAAATACAGCTCGTCTGTCCAGAGCTCGGGTTACACCCTGCTCGTCATCGACGACAGCCCGGACATCCTGGCGTCGACCCGAGCTTTATTGGAGGCTGAGGGGCACCGCGTGATCACCGCGCCGGACGGACCTGCGGGAATCGAGGCCTTCAACCGCGAACCCATTCAGCTCATCCTGGTCGACTACTTCATGCCCGGGATGACGGGCGAGGAGGTGGTGCGGGAGATCAGGAAGCGCGACCAGCTCGTTCAGATCATCCTCCAGACCGGATACTCGGGTGAGAAGCCCGCCCGGGTGATGCTGCGCGAGCTCGATATCCAGGGGTACCACGACAAAGGGGATGGGGCGGAGCGGCTACTGCTCTGGGTGGACTGCGCCCTCAAGACGTATCGCCACGTACTGGCGATGGAGAAGAACCGCAAAGGGCTGCGCTACATCCTGGACCTCACCCCCGAGCTGCACCGCCTGCAGCCGATGGACGACCTCCTCGAGGGGCTCCTGTGGCAGGTCGAGGCGCTGCTCGGCGCCGACAACTCCTTCGTTGCCACGGTCAATCCCGAGGCGTCCACGCCGAGGCTCGCGGGCGGAAGCAGCGAGGGCTTCGTGGCGCTGGTCGACAACACCGACATGCACATCCGCTTCGGCACCGGCCGCTATCACGGCGCCGACAAGACCGCGGCCCTGTCGGACGGTGAGCAGAGGCTGATCCAGGAGGCACTCCAGCGGGGCGCAGCGTGCGTCGAAGATGAGGCCAGCGCCGTACCCCTCATCCTGGGCAGCCGGACCGTCGGCGTCATCTACCTCGATCGCCGCACCGGTCAGGGGCGCGATCGGGAGCTCCTGGAGATCTTCGCCAACCAGGCTGCGGCCGCGGTGCAGAATTCGCTTCTGTACGACATGGCCACGCTGGACTCCCTCACCGGGGCGTACCTGCGCGGCTTCGCCATCCAGCAGCTCCGCCATGCGCTGAAACGTAGCCTCCGACGGGGAGACGAGCTCTCGCTGCTGATGATCGACCTCGACCGGTTCAAGCAGATCAACGACCGGTATGGTCACCCCGCGGGCGACCGGGCTCTTTCCACGGTAGGCCGCTTCCTCTGCGAATGCGTCCGGGAGAGCGATATCGTCGGCCGCTACGGCGGCGACGAGTTCATCGTGATCCTGCCGGATACTACCGCGGCGGGCGCCGCCATGGCGGCCCAGCGCCTGCTGGATCGCGGCGCGGACCTGCGTGTGGAGGTCGAGGGGACTTCGATCCCCATCCATCTGAGCGTCGGCATCGGCACCGTCTCCCTGGCAACCGATGGAGACGAGCCGCTGCTCGGCGACGATACCCTGGTCGAGACGATCGCGGAGGGGCTCATCGCGCACGCGGACCGCGCCCTCTACTCCGCCAAAGGCACCGGCCGCCCCGGCGAGAGCACGCCGATCTCC